In Mobula hypostoma chromosome 10 unlocalized genomic scaffold, sMobHyp1.1 SUPER_10_unloc_2, whole genome shotgun sequence, a genomic segment contains:
- the LOC134341246 gene encoding gastrula zinc finger protein XlCGF8.2DB-like produces the protein MCGKRVTHSAHSDTPMSHSVYTGERPFTCSECGKGFAKPSKLKVHQRIHTGERPFICSDCGKRFTQPSQLKVHQRIHSGERPFICSDCKKGFRHSSSLQRHQQVHTGERPFTCSVCGKGFIRSSDLLAHQSFHTGEWPFTCSDCGKGFTWSSHLLAHQSIHTGEWPFTCSDCGKRFIHSSRLKEHQRVHTGERPFTCLECGKRFSHSSSLKKHRRVHTTGWPFNCLDCQKGFTQSSDLLAHQSVHIAERLLTCSVCRKGFIRSSDVMVHQSVDTGEMPFTCSDCGKRFTQSPRHVRHYGVHTGKKV, from the coding sequence ATGTGTGGGAAGAGGGTTACTCACTCAGCCCACTCAGACACACCAATGAGTCACTCAGTttacactggggagagaccatttacctgctcagaatgtgggaaagggtTTGCTAAACCATCTAAGCTaaaggtacatcagcgaattcacactggggagagaccgttcatctgctcagactgtgggaagaggttTACGCAgccatctcaactgaaggtacatcagcgaattcactctggggagaggccattcatctgctcagactgtaaGAAAGGATTCAGACATTCATCCAGTTtacagagacaccagcaagttcacactggggagaggccattcacctgttccgtttgtgggaagggattcattcgatcatctgacctactggcacaccaatcatttcacactggggagtggccattcacctgctcagactgtgggaagggattcacttggtcatcacACCTGCTGGCACACCAGTCAATTCACACTGGCGAATGGCCGTttacctgctcagattgtgggaagagattcattcATTCATCTCGTCTAAAGgagcaccagcgagttcacactggggagaggccattcacctgcttagaGTGTGGgaaaaggttcagtcactcatcCAGTCTGAAGAAACATCGGCGAGTTCACACTACAGGTTGGCCATTCAATTGCTTAGACTGTCAGAAGGGGTTTACTCAATCATCTGACctgctggcacaccagtcagttcacattgCAGAGAGGCTGTTAACTTGTTCCGTTTGTAGGAAGGGATTCATTCGATCATCTGACGTAATGGTACACCAGTCAGTTGACACTGGGGAgatgccattcacctgctcagactgtgggaagaggttCACTCAGTCACCCCGCCATGTAAGGCACTATGGAGTTCACACTGGTAAAAAAGTTTAA
- the LOC134341243 gene encoding zinc finger protein 585A-like has product MPFTCSDCGKKFTRSSYLKIHQRIHTGERPFTCSVCGKGFSQSSNLQTHQRIHTGERPFTCLDCGKGFTQSIELKVHQRSHTGERPFTCSNCGKGFTHSSHLLTHQLVHTGERPFTCSDCGKGFTRSFDLLAHQAVHTGEWSFTCSDCGKGFTRSSELKVHQRIHTGERLFTCSTCGKGFTHPSHLLRHQRIHTGERPFTCSDCGKGFIQSSHLQMHQRVHTGEMPYTCSDCGKGFNRSSYLKVHQRIHTGEKPFTCSECGKGFNQSSNLQTHQRVHTGGKLFTCPECGKGFTQCSELKAHQRTHNGERPFTCSVCGKGFTYSSLLQTHQRIHTGERPFSCPDCGKGFTQSSELKIHQRIHTGERPFTCSDCGKGFTRSSELLAHQSVHTGEWPFTCSDCGKGFSWSSELKVHQRVHTGERPFTCSECGKGFSQSSHLQVHRRVHTGEMRFTCSECGKGFTRSSYLKVHQRIHTGERPFTCLVCGKGFSQSSNLQTHQRVHTGERPFICSDCGKRFSQASDLLAHFQFHTGEKI; this is encoded by the coding sequence atgccattcacctgctcagactgtgggaagaagttTACCCGGTCATCTTACCTGAAgatacatcagcgaattcacactggcgagaggccattcacctgctcagtatGTGGAAAGGGATTCAGTCAGTCATCCAACCTCCAGACACACCAGCGCATTCACacgggagagaggccattcacctgcttagactgtgggaaggggtttACTCAGTCAATTGAACTGAAAGTACATCAGAGAagtcacactggggagaggccattcacctgctcaaactgtgggaaaggattcactcactcATCACACCTGCTGACACACCAgctagttcacactggggagagaccgttcacctgctcagactgcgggaagggattcactcggtcatttgacctactggcacaccaggcagttcacactggggagtggtcgtttacctgctcagactgtgggaagggattcactcggtcatctgaactgaaggtacatcagcgaattcacactggggagaggctgttcacctgctcaacctgtgggaagggattcactcacccATCACACCTCCTGAGACACCAGCGaatacacactggggagagaccattcacctgctcagactgcgggaagggattcattcagtcatcccacctgcaaatgcaccagcgagttcacactggagagatgccatacacctgctcagactgtgggaaggggtttAATCGGTCATCTTACCTGAAagtacatcagcgaattcacactggggagaagccgttcacctgctcagaatgtgggaagggattcaatcagtcatccaacctacagacgcaccagcgagttcacactggggggAAGCTATTCACCTGcccagaatgtgggaaggggtttACTCAGTGTTCTGAACTGAAGGCACACCAGCGAACTCACaatggggagaggccattcacctgttcagtatgtgggaagggattcacctaCTCATCACTCCTACAGAcgcaccagcgaattcacactggagagaggccgttctcctgcccagactgtgggaagggattcactcagtcatctgaactgaagatacatcagcgaattcacactggggagagaccattcacatgctcagactgtgggaagggattcactcgatcatctgaactattggcacaccagtcagttcacactggggagtggccattcacctgctcagactgtgggaagggattctcttggtcatctgaactgaaggtacatcagcgagttcacactggggagagaccgttcacctgttcagagtgtgggaagggatttagtCAGTCATCCCACTTACAGGTGCAccggcgagttcacactggggagatgaggttcacctgctcagaatgtgggaagggatttactcggTCATCTtacctgaaggtacatcagcgaattcacactggggagaggccattcacctgcttagtatgtgggaagggattcagtcagtcatccaacctacagacgcaccagcgagttcatactggagagaggccattcatttgctcagactgtgggaagagattcagtcAGGCATCCGACCTTTTGGCACACTTCCaatttcacactggggagaaaatttaa